The Felis catus isolate Fca126 chromosome X, F.catus_Fca126_mat1.0, whole genome shotgun sequence genome includes a region encoding these proteins:
- the LOC102900824 gene encoding protein SET-like, with protein MWAPAAELDKKLNSNHDGSGETTEKEQQEAIEHIDEIQSEIDVLNEQASEEILKIEEKYNKLRQPFFQKRSEAIAKIPNFWVTTFVNHPQVSALLGEEDEAALHYLTRVEVAEFEDIQSGYKIEFYFDENPYFENKVLSKEFHVNESGDASLKSTEIIWKSGKELTKRSSQAPNTGSRKRKYEEPESFFAWFTNHPDADVDELGELIKDDIWPNPLQYYLLPDTDDDDEEEEEEEEEEEEEEEEEEEEGEEEEEGEEEGEGEEEGEGEEEGEGEEEGEGEEEGEGEEEKKEEEEEGENDDKGEKGEPDDDKEREPETHAA; from the exons ATGTGGGCGCCGGCGGCCGAACTCGATAAAAAGCTCAACTCCAACCACGACGGGTCCGGTGAGAccacagaaaaagaacagcaagaagCGATTGAACATATAGATGAAATACAGAGTGAAATCGACGTACTTAATGAACAAGCCAGCGAGGAGATCCTGAAAATCGAAGAGAAATACAACAAACTCCGCCAACCGTTTTTTCAGAAGAGGTCAGAAGCGATCGCCAAAATCCCAAATTTTTGGGTAACAACATTCGTCAACCATCCACAAGTGTCTGCGCTGCTTGGGGAGGAGGATGAAGCGGCGCTGCATTATCTGACAAGAGTTGAAGTGGCAGAATTTGAAGATATCCAGTCAGGTTACAAAATAGAGTTCTATTTTGATGAAAACCCTTACTTCGAAAATAAAGTTCTCTCCAAGGAATTTCACGTGAATGAGAGTGGTGATGCATCTTTGAAGTCCACCGAAATCATATGGAAATCTGGAAAGGAGCTGACGAAACGTTCAAGTCAGGCACCGAACACcggcagcaggaagagaaagtaTGAAGAACCCGAGAGCTTTTTCGCCTGGTTCACTAACCATCCTGATGCAGACGTGGATGAGTTAGGTGAGCTCATCAAAGATGATATTTGGCCAAATCCACTGCAGTACTACTTGCTTCCTGATacggatgatgatgatgaagaagaagaagaggaagaagaagaagaggaagaagaagaggaagaagaagaagaggaaggagaagaagaagaggaaggagaagaagaaggggaaggagaagaagaaggggaaggagaagaagaaggggaaggagaagaagaaggggaaggagaagaagaaggggaaggagaagaagagaagaaggaagaggaagaagaaggtgaAAATGATGACAAGGGGGAGAAAGGCGAGCCGGATGACGACAAAG agagagagccagagacacacgCAGCGTGA